One window from the genome of Pararhizobium gei encodes:
- the glyS gene encoding glycine--tRNA ligase subunit beta, with translation MPDLLLELRSEEIPARLQRKAAGDLKKLLTDALVEAGLTYEGAREYWTPRRLTLDIRGLNARSADIREDRKGPRTDANEKAIEGFLRGAGLASIDQAHVHSDPKKGDFYVAHIVKPGRPAEEIIAEVMPGIIRNFPWPKPMRWGASSAKPGALWWVRPLQSIICLFGPENEETQVIPFEVDGIFASNVTYGHRFHAPDAITVRRFADYADKLEKAKVVLDAERRKDIILHDARDIAFANGLELVEDEALLEEVSGLVEWPQVLMGAFEEAYLEIPSEIIRLTIKTNQKCFVTRPMGEENLSNKFILVANIEAKDGGADIIHGNGKVVRARLSDARHFWTRDQGNLPDLETLEASAQKFDLDLTKPLDQRMAKLDALNVTFHAKLGTQGERVQRIRALAAELAKATGADPKLVDRAVVLAKADLRTEAVGEFPELQGLMGRKYALLQGEDPSVAAAIEDHWKPQGPSDRLPADAVGLTVALADKLDTLVGFWAIDEKPTGSKDPYALRRAALGVVRILLERGIRLPLSEAIQSAAVEVEDHIRNIEHDKHFEAAIRLEGAGIDDITDRVMDVTYQSRLDIQPIVTDLLSFFHDRLKVYLRDLGARHDLIDAVLAASPSSGLSGHLLPVGEKREQGAAAETWSPQRGEGGAYAPDEGGEATTANDDLLMVARRVEALTAFITSEEGLNLLAGTKRATQLLAAEEKKGTRIAATVDSSLLTLEAEKALHAAVTLASAEARSAIAGEDFRSAMEALSRLRGPVDRFFADVLVNDDDPAIRANRLALLAQIRAATGTVADFSKISG, from the coding sequence ATGCCCGATCTTCTGCTTGAACTCCGCTCCGAGGAAATCCCGGCTCGCCTGCAGCGCAAGGCCGCTGGTGACCTGAAGAAGCTTCTGACCGATGCGCTGGTGGAAGCGGGGCTGACCTATGAGGGCGCGCGGGAATACTGGACGCCGCGCCGGCTGACGCTGGACATTCGCGGCCTGAACGCCCGGTCCGCCGATATACGCGAGGACCGCAAGGGACCGCGCACCGACGCCAACGAAAAGGCGATCGAAGGCTTTTTGCGCGGGGCGGGGCTGGCATCCATCGATCAGGCGCATGTCCACAGCGATCCGAAGAAGGGCGATTTCTACGTCGCCCATATCGTCAAGCCCGGCCGCCCCGCCGAGGAGATCATCGCCGAGGTGATGCCCGGCATCATCCGGAATTTTCCATGGCCGAAACCCATGCGCTGGGGCGCTTCCTCGGCAAAGCCCGGCGCGCTCTGGTGGGTGCGGCCGCTGCAGTCGATCATCTGCCTGTTCGGGCCTGAAAACGAGGAAACCCAGGTCATCCCGTTCGAAGTCGACGGTATCTTCGCTTCCAACGTCACCTACGGCCATCGCTTTCATGCTCCGGATGCGATCACCGTGCGCCGCTTTGCCGATTATGCCGACAAGTTGGAAAAGGCCAAGGTCGTGCTCGATGCCGAGCGCCGCAAGGATATCATTCTCCACGACGCCCGCGACATCGCCTTTGCCAACGGACTGGAACTGGTCGAGGACGAGGCGCTGCTGGAGGAAGTCTCGGGATTGGTCGAATGGCCGCAGGTGCTGATGGGCGCCTTCGAGGAGGCCTATCTCGAAATCCCCTCGGAAATCATCCGGCTGACCATCAAGACCAACCAGAAATGCTTCGTCACGCGCCCGATGGGTGAAGAAAACCTCTCCAACAAATTCATCCTCGTCGCCAATATCGAGGCGAAGGACGGCGGTGCGGACATCATCCACGGCAACGGCAAGGTGGTGCGCGCCCGCCTCTCCGACGCACGGCATTTCTGGACCCGCGACCAGGGCAACCTGCCGGATCTCGAAACGCTGGAGGCATCGGCACAAAAATTCGATCTCGATCTGACAAAACCGCTCGACCAGCGCATGGCGAAGCTCGACGCGCTGAATGTGACGTTCCATGCCAAGCTGGGCACGCAGGGCGAGCGCGTGCAGCGCATTCGCGCTCTGGCCGCCGAACTTGCCAAGGCGACCGGCGCGGACCCGAAACTGGTCGATCGTGCCGTTGTGCTCGCCAAAGCCGATCTGCGCACCGAGGCCGTCGGCGAATTTCCCGAGCTTCAGGGCCTGATGGGCCGCAAATATGCGCTGCTTCAGGGCGAAGACCCTTCCGTCGCCGCCGCCATCGAGGATCACTGGAAACCGCAGGGCCCGTCCGACCGCCTGCCGGCCGACGCTGTTGGTTTGACGGTGGCGCTGGCTGACAAGCTGGATACGCTGGTGGGCTTCTGGGCCATCGACGAGAAGCCGACGGGTTCGAAGGATCCCTATGCGCTGCGCCGTGCGGCGTTGGGCGTGGTGCGGATTTTGCTGGAACGAGGTATTAGGCTTCCTCTTTCCGAGGCGATTCAAAGTGCGGCAGTGGAAGTGGAAGATCATATCCGCAACATTGAACATGATAAGCATTTTGAAGCTGCCATACGGCTTGAAGGTGCTGGTATTGATGACATCACTGATCGCGTGATGGATGTAACATATCAGTCCCGTCTCGATATCCAGCCTATTGTCACCGACCTCCTCTCCTTTTTCCATGACCGCCTCAAAGTTTACCTGCGTGACCTCGGCGCACGCCATGACCTGATCGACGCCGTTCTGGCTGCGTCCCCCTCATCCGGCCTTTCAGGCCACCTTCTCCCCGTGGGGGAGAAGAGGGAGCAAGGGGCGGCGGCAGAGACCTGGTCTCCCCAGCGGGGAGAAGGTGGCGCGTATGCGCCGGATGAGGGGGGCGAAGCCACGACCGCGAATGACGACCTCCTGATGGTCGCCCGCCGCGTCGAAGCCCTCACGGCCTTTATCACCTCCGAAGAAGGCCTCAACCTGCTCGCCGGCACCAAGCGCGCCACGCAGCTTTTGGCCGCCGAGGAAAAGAAGGGAACGCGGATCGCCGCAACCGTCGATTCGTCCCTCTTGACGCTTGAGGCCGAAAAGGCACTGCACGCGGCTGTCACCTTGGCCTCCGCAGAGGCCCGCTCCGCCATCGCAGGCGAAGACTTCCGCTCCGCCATGGAAGCCCTGTCCAGGCTGCGCGGCCCGGTCGATCGGTTCTTCGCCGATGTCCTCGTCAACGACGACGACCCGGCCATCCGCGCCAATCGCCTCGCTCTTCTTGCACAAATCCGCGCGGCCACGGGAACGGTTGCGGACTTCTCGAAGATTTCGGGCTGA
- a CDS encoding DUF523 domain-containing protein, protein MGAKILVSACLMGHAVRYDGQAKPLHHPVLDRWQAEGRVVAICPELSAGMPVPRLPAEIERGSGRAVLQGGARVVESNGHDVTDAFRRAAENALALALETGCRYALLIDGSPSCGSGFIYDGSFSGRRRDGEGVTTALLRANGISVFCGSEIEALAAVAG, encoded by the coding sequence ATGGGGGCCAAAATCCTCGTCAGTGCCTGTCTCATGGGCCATGCCGTCCGGTATGACGGACAGGCCAAGCCGCTTCACCATCCGGTCCTTGATCGCTGGCAGGCGGAGGGGCGGGTGGTGGCGATCTGTCCGGAGCTGTCTGCCGGGATGCCGGTGCCGCGCCTGCCGGCAGAAATCGAACGCGGTTCCGGCAGGGCAGTGCTTCAGGGAGGCGCCCGGGTTGTGGAGAGCAACGGCCATGATGTGACGGATGCGTTTCGCCGCGCAGCGGAAAATGCGCTCGCCCTGGCGCTCGAAACCGGTTGTCGCTATGCGTTGCTGATCGACGGCAGCCCGTCCTGCGGGTCCGGCTTCATCTATGACGGAAGCTTTTCCGGCCGGCGCCGGGACGGCGAGGGCGTCACAACCGCCTTGCTCAGGGCAAACGGCATCAGCGTCTTCTGTGGTTCCGAGATCGAAGCACTTGCCGCTGTTGCCGGTTGA
- a CDS encoding plant virulence effector HPE1-like domain-containing protein: MRILLLTLASLAAAAPAAASSIEIVASGTLGNGSIEQLSCSHCPPPVVRKKTGYVVPEVPAGTDRVEFKEINGEMKLVRTEAWLGGSPVVFISKASPEAVEAARSKAAPNTLAAGAATTTPLEAEATTTLPVIDDVATTGSLNGPSVAGMAGITPKDSHSQEVDLQSFELRLK; this comes from the coding sequence ATGCGGATCCTGCTTTTGACACTCGCAAGTCTGGCTGCCGCCGCGCCCGCAGCCGCGTCGTCCATTGAGATCGTCGCATCCGGCACACTCGGAAACGGCAGCATCGAGCAACTGTCCTGCAGCCATTGCCCGCCGCCGGTTGTTCGCAAGAAGACCGGCTATGTCGTTCCAGAGGTGCCTGCCGGGACGGATCGCGTGGAATTCAAGGAAATCAACGGTGAAATGAAGCTGGTGCGCACCGAGGCCTGGCTTGGCGGCTCGCCGGTGGTCTTCATCAGCAAAGCCTCGCCGGAAGCCGTGGAAGCAGCCAGATCGAAAGCCGCCCCGAACACTCTGGCGGCCGGTGCGGCGACAACCACGCCGTTGGAGGCCGAGGCAACGACGACGCTTCCCGTCATCGACGATGTGGCGACGACCGGTTCGCTTAACGGCCCTTCTGTGGCCGGTATGGCCGGGATCACGCCGAAAGACAGTCATTCACAAGAAGTTGATCTTCAATCCTTCGAACTTCGGTTAAAATAA
- the purD gene encoding phosphoribosylamine--glycine ligase — MKVLLIGSGGREHALAWKLAQSPLLTALHAAPGNPGIAEHATIAAIDTADNEAVLSYCRQQAVDFVVIGPEAPLVAGLADMLDDAGIAVFGPSAAAARLEGSKGFTKDICSRYGIPTGAYRRFTSAEPAKAYVRDQGAPIVVKADGLAAGKGVTVAMTLDEALDAIDSCFSGAFGDAGAEVVVEAYLDGEEASFFCLCDGEAALALASAQDHKRVGDGDTGPNTGGMGAYSPAPVMTKDMVERTMREIIEPTIRGMAESGYPFKGVLFAGLMITAKGPELIEYNVRFGDPECQVLMMRLESDLLPLLYASATGGLANATATWRDDAALTVVMASKGYPGPYTKNTPILSLPGEDAGHKIFHAGTALKDGQLVATGGRVLNVTATGPTVGAAKDAAYAALDRVEWDNGFCRRDIGWQAVQRETA; from the coding sequence ATGAAAGTTCTGTTGATCGGTTCGGGCGGACGCGAACATGCACTGGCATGGAAGCTCGCGCAATCGCCGCTTCTGACGGCGCTCCATGCCGCGCCGGGCAATCCCGGCATTGCCGAGCATGCGACGATCGCCGCCATCGATACCGCCGACAATGAGGCAGTTCTGTCCTATTGCCGGCAGCAGGCCGTGGATTTCGTGGTGATCGGCCCGGAAGCGCCGCTGGTGGCCGGGCTTGCGGACATGCTGGACGACGCAGGAATTGCCGTCTTCGGCCCCTCGGCCGCAGCAGCCCGGCTTGAGGGCTCCAAGGGTTTCACCAAGGACATCTGCTCCCGGTACGGCATTCCCACGGGCGCCTACCGGCGCTTTACATCGGCCGAGCCGGCCAAGGCCTATGTCCGCGATCAGGGCGCACCCATCGTCGTCAAGGCGGACGGACTGGCTGCCGGCAAGGGCGTGACGGTGGCAATGACGCTGGATGAGGCCCTGGACGCCATCGATAGCTGCTTTTCCGGCGCATTTGGCGATGCGGGCGCCGAGGTCGTGGTTGAGGCCTATCTCGATGGCGAGGAAGCGAGCTTCTTTTGCCTTTGCGACGGAGAGGCCGCGTTGGCGCTTGCCTCGGCCCAGGACCACAAGCGCGTCGGCGATGGCGATACGGGACCGAACACCGGCGGCATGGGCGCCTATTCCCCGGCTCCTGTCATGACCAAGGACATGGTCGAGCGCACCATGCGCGAAATCATCGAGCCGACGATCCGGGGCATGGCCGAGAGCGGCTATCCGTTCAAGGGCGTGCTGTTCGCGGGCCTGATGATCACCGCCAAGGGGCCGGAGCTCATCGAATACAATGTCCGTTTCGGCGATCCGGAATGCCAGGTTCTGATGATGCGGCTGGAGAGCGATCTGCTGCCGCTTCTCTACGCGTCGGCGACCGGCGGACTGGCCAATGCCACGGCGACATGGCGGGACGATGCGGCGCTGACCGTGGTGATGGCATCGAAGGGCTATCCCGGCCCCTACACGAAGAATACACCGATTCTGTCCCTGCCGGGCGAGGACGCCGGCCACAAGATTTTTCATGCCGGCACGGCGCTGAAGGATGGCCAACTGGTCGCGACCGGCGGTCGCGTGCTGAACGTGACTGCCACAGGTCCGACCGTCGGCGCCGCCAAGGATGCGGCCTATGCGGCACTCGACAGGGTGGAATGGGACAACGGCTTTTGCCGCCGTGACATCGGCTGGCAGGCCGTGCAGCGCGAGACGGCATGA
- a CDS encoding putative bifunctional diguanylate cyclase/phosphodiesterase has product MTLGRRAFFLIFPVVLAGYMLAALSVYIAQRQSALALEQARLSQQFDHLAALFRNELTQSRAFLYTLLEGNAVRLFVSEANEAYRSNALSLRLQQNIGSLSEDPKKFTSFAILKPDATTGYYFENSEDPFAEIGEAQLALARRLSAGSQVRDWTYLYDRQTRPVIVYSEFIDPVTFSRPLPSAKKNALLIQVAVEPKQFLRLQEKLSGEYGTAITLSNTTRQFLPDDLGASVRLAPSLFANLEVPASHRSEKAIRLKLLLCLGALAMSFASIGLIIALISRFITNPIAALDLQVTAVMNGKNADIAQTDSEGEIGRLTGNIKQLHDQSQQALRLVQHTSWTDTLTGISNRGHFNALAAGVVDTITAEGGHCSLLFLDIDNFKFVNDKYGHYVGDELLKVLATRLQATIAGITASRQLPPAVLARLSGDEFAVLVQSTPGDGTVREVSAAILALFSSGFEVRGKSYPVTVSIGVALCPLDATNLAELISNADAAMYQAKTNGKNRSARFSRALQDKRDRVRQIQDELRLVEPDEQFHLVYMPIVDRRGTVTGCEALLRWVSPVLGNVTPDEFVPIAESSGLFTKIDWWVINRAMSQHQRLKALFGPGTILAINISSAELYSKSISDYFVACAERYCLDPDTVEIELTETYAVKLGDQLHHNIESLRAKGFRISIDDFGAGYTSVRQIIEYTADTIKLDRALVDNLAHTKSLPALKAMIALCHAQNMGVIGEGVDTEEKLTMLEAAGCDQFQGYLISKPLGLHDLSIWALKRTAEMAGDMDGFEQDGRRRAGSSRLL; this is encoded by the coding sequence GTGACACTTGGCAGACGCGCTTTTTTCCTGATCTTCCCCGTCGTGCTGGCTGGCTATATGCTCGCCGCCCTCTCCGTCTACATCGCGCAGAGACAGTCGGCTCTGGCGCTGGAACAGGCCCGGCTGTCGCAGCAGTTCGACCATCTCGCCGCCCTGTTCCGCAACGAACTCACCCAGAGCCGCGCGTTCCTCTACACTCTTCTGGAAGGCAATGCGGTTCGACTGTTTGTCTCCGAAGCCAACGAGGCCTACCGGAGCAACGCGCTGTCCCTGCGGCTGCAGCAAAATATCGGTTCGCTGTCCGAGGATCCAAAAAAGTTCACATCCTTTGCCATCCTGAAACCTGACGCGACAACAGGATATTATTTTGAAAACAGCGAGGATCCCTTTGCCGAGATCGGGGAGGCGCAACTTGCGCTGGCGCGCCGCTTGTCCGCTGGAAGCCAGGTGCGCGACTGGACCTATCTCTACGATCGGCAGACGCGGCCGGTCATCGTCTATTCCGAATTCATCGATCCCGTCACCTTCAGCCGCCCCTTGCCAAGCGCCAAGAAAAACGCCCTCCTTATCCAGGTGGCAGTCGAGCCCAAGCAATTTCTCAGACTGCAAGAGAAGTTAAGCGGCGAATACGGCACGGCGATTACGCTCAGCAACACGACACGACAATTTCTCCCCGACGATCTCGGCGCGTCCGTTCGGCTGGCGCCGTCGCTCTTTGCCAATCTCGAGGTGCCGGCGTCGCACAGATCGGAAAAGGCAATCCGTCTGAAGCTTCTTCTGTGTCTGGGGGCGCTGGCCATGAGCTTTGCGTCGATCGGCCTGATCATAGCTCTGATCAGCCGATTCATCACCAACCCCATTGCCGCGCTCGACCTGCAGGTCACGGCGGTTATGAACGGCAAGAACGCCGACATCGCGCAAACGGACTCGGAAGGAGAGATCGGCCGCCTGACGGGCAACATCAAGCAATTGCATGATCAGTCGCAGCAGGCCTTGCGGCTTGTACAGCATACGTCCTGGACGGATACGCTGACCGGCATCAGCAATCGCGGCCACTTCAACGCGCTGGCTGCCGGCGTCGTCGATACCATCACGGCAGAGGGCGGCCATTGCAGCCTGCTGTTCCTGGACATCGACAACTTCAAATTCGTCAACGACAAATACGGCCATTATGTCGGCGACGAATTGCTGAAGGTGCTGGCCACGAGACTTCAGGCGACGATAGCGGGCATTACCGCCAGCCGGCAGCTGCCGCCGGCCGTTCTGGCGCGCCTCTCGGGCGACGAATTTGCCGTCCTCGTGCAATCGACGCCGGGCGATGGCACGGTGCGGGAAGTCAGCGCCGCGATCCTCGCTCTGTTTTCCAGTGGCTTCGAGGTGCGCGGCAAGTCCTATCCGGTCACCGTCAGCATCGGCGTCGCCCTGTGTCCGTTGGACGCCACAAACCTTGCCGAACTGATTTCCAACGCCGACGCGGCCATGTACCAGGCCAAGACGAACGGCAAGAACCGCTCGGCACGGTTTTCGCGCGCTCTTCAGGACAAGCGCGACCGCGTCAGGCAGATCCAGGACGAATTGCGCCTGGTTGAGCCCGACGAACAGTTTCATCTCGTTTACATGCCGATCGTCGATCGACGCGGCACCGTCACCGGCTGTGAAGCGCTGTTGCGCTGGGTTTCACCCGTGCTTGGCAATGTCACGCCGGACGAGTTCGTGCCGATTGCCGAGAGTTCGGGTCTGTTCACGAAGATCGACTGGTGGGTCATCAACCGCGCAATGTCCCAGCATCAGCGCCTGAAGGCCCTGTTCGGGCCTGGTACCATCCTCGCCATCAATATCTCCTCTGCTGAACTCTATTCGAAATCGATCAGTGATTATTTCGTGGCCTGCGCCGAGCGTTATTGCCTGGACCCGGATACCGTCGAGATCGAGCTGACAGAAACCTACGCCGTAAAGCTCGGCGATCAGCTGCATCACAACATAGAAAGCCTGCGTGCCAAGGGATTTCGTATCTCGATCGACGATTTCGGCGCCGGGTACACGTCTGTCCGTCAGATCATCGAATATACTGCCGACACGATCAAGCTCGACAGGGCGCTGGTGGATAATCTCGCCCATACGAAATCCCTGCCCGCTCTCAAGGCAATGATCGCGCTCTGTCACGCCCAAAACATGGGCGTTATCGGCGAGGGCGTCGATACCGAGGAGAAGCTTACCATGCTCGAAGCGGCAGGCTGCGACCAGTTCCAGGGCTATCTGATCAGCAAGCCGCTGGGTTTGCATGACCTGTCCATATGGGCTCTGAAACGCACCGCCGAGATGGCTGGCGACATGGATGGCTTCGAACAGGACGGACGCCGGCGTGCGGGCTCGTCCCGGCTCCTGTAG
- a CDS encoding polyamine ABC transporter substrate-binding protein, with amino-acid sequence MREMLLSAFLALGILADAAQARAETLNLLIWESYIDQTILDRWSASTGVTVNQIFYDSGDARDEVLSDPNSNIDLVVVGENGAGLFGKRGILEPLTMARTPSLKDYRQEWASRCAGYGIPYLWGTMGILYRSDVVSPAPTSWTALMSPADSLKKHIAMYDDHNEAFVAPLILLGKSINSNDHATLKAAFEMMRSQAPFVLTYDYVITSIQNAEFGKEIHMAIGYSGDQHVLNEKAGTPGVWRYSVPREGTLSWLDCLAVTAASPRKDIALNLLDFIGSPENAASNAIALSMPVSSEAARKLIPTAMREDREIYPAAEILAKSQYQKELSVQSIQVRRRIISSMANFQ; translated from the coding sequence ATGCGCGAAATGCTCCTTTCCGCTTTTCTGGCGCTCGGCATTCTTGCCGACGCCGCGCAGGCGCGAGCGGAAACGCTAAATCTCCTGATCTGGGAATCCTATATCGACCAGACGATCCTCGATCGCTGGTCGGCGAGTACCGGAGTGACCGTCAATCAGATCTTCTACGACAGCGGCGATGCGCGCGACGAGGTTCTCTCCGATCCGAACAGCAACATCGATCTTGTCGTGGTCGGTGAAAACGGCGCGGGGCTCTTCGGCAAGCGCGGCATCCTCGAACCGCTCACCATGGCGCGCACCCCCTCGCTGAAGGATTACAGGCAGGAGTGGGCTTCCCGCTGCGCCGGTTACGGCATACCCTATCTCTGGGGAACGATGGGCATTCTCTATCGATCGGATGTGGTCAGCCCCGCACCCACCTCATGGACCGCGCTGATGTCGCCGGCGGACTCGCTGAAAAAACACATCGCGATGTATGACGATCACAACGAGGCTTTTGTTGCGCCGCTGATCCTTCTCGGCAAATCGATCAATTCCAATGATCACGCAACGCTGAAGGCGGCGTTCGAGATGATGCGCAGTCAGGCGCCCTTCGTGCTCACCTATGATTATGTCATTACCTCGATCCAGAACGCTGAATTCGGCAAGGAAATCCACATGGCGATCGGCTATAGCGGCGATCAGCATGTCCTGAACGAAAAGGCCGGCACACCCGGCGTCTGGCGCTATTCCGTGCCGAGAGAGGGCACCTTGTCATGGCTCGACTGCCTGGCTGTCACGGCAGCCTCGCCACGCAAGGACATCGCCTTGAACCTTCTGGATTTTATCGGCTCACCGGAAAATGCCGCTTCGAACGCTATCGCGCTGAGCATGCCCGTGTCCAGCGAGGCCGCGCGCAAGCTCATCCCCACAGCAATGCGCGAGGACCGCGAGATCTATCCGGCTGCTGAAATCCTCGCCAAGAGCCAATATCAAAAGGAACTGTCGGTCCAGTCCATCCAGGTGCGGCGACGCATCATCAGCTCCATGGCAAATTTCCAGTGA
- a CDS encoding MFS transporter, translated as MATISPSSGVSADKTAFSAIVAVSFCHMLNDIMQSLLTSLYPLLKENYTLDFVQIGLLTFAFQVTASLLQPAVGVVTDRWPMPFSLPAAMLSTCAGLITLAHAGHFYMLIIGACLIGIGSAIFHPEASRVARLASGGRHGLAQSLFQVGGNTGTAIGPLLAAFIVIPQGQASLSWFSIIALTGFMVLSWVSVWYMRHRRSTAGRKPVSRTLPLPRNQVVWTLIVLVILTATKNAYLASLSSYFTFFTIEKFGVGVQDAQLLLFLFLGASAAGVILGGPIGDRYGARFVIWFSILGVIPFALLLPYANLFWTATLVVIIGFIFSSAFSAIVVFAQELVPGRVGLIAGMFFGFAFGFGGIGAAVLGVVADHRGIAFVYTICSYMPLLGLLTVFLPRLPSHRE; from the coding sequence ATGGCAACGATATCACCGAGTTCAGGCGTCAGCGCTGATAAAACCGCATTCTCGGCCATCGTGGCCGTAAGCTTCTGCCATATGCTGAACGACATCATGCAGTCGCTGCTCACCTCGCTCTATCCGCTCCTGAAGGAAAACTACACGCTCGACTTCGTGCAGATCGGACTTTTGACGTTCGCCTTCCAAGTGACGGCCTCGTTGTTGCAACCGGCCGTGGGCGTGGTCACCGACCGGTGGCCCATGCCGTTCTCCCTGCCGGCGGCCATGCTTTCGACCTGCGCCGGTCTGATCACCCTCGCCCATGCCGGCCATTTCTATATGCTCATCATCGGCGCGTGCCTTATCGGCATCGGTTCCGCCATCTTCCACCCGGAGGCCTCCCGCGTCGCCCGGCTGGCATCCGGAGGGCGGCACGGTTTGGCGCAGTCGCTGTTTCAGGTCGGCGGCAATACCGGAACGGCGATCGGGCCGCTGCTGGCTGCCTTCATCGTCATTCCGCAGGGTCAGGCCAGTCTGAGCTGGTTTTCGATCATCGCGCTGACCGGTTTCATGGTTCTGTCGTGGGTCAGCGTCTGGTACATGCGTCACCGCCGCAGCACGGCCGGCCGCAAGCCTGTCAGCCGCACCTTGCCGCTACCGCGCAATCAGGTCGTCTGGACGCTGATCGTGCTCGTCATCCTGACGGCCACGAAAAATGCCTATCTCGCCAGTCTTTCCAGCTATTTCACCTTCTTCACCATCGAGAAGTTCGGTGTCGGGGTTCAGGACGCGCAATTGCTGCTGTTCCTGTTTCTCGGGGCATCCGCGGCCGGCGTGATTTTAGGCGGCCCCATCGGGGATCGCTACGGCGCGCGTTTCGTCATCTGGTTCTCCATCCTCGGCGTTATTCCCTTTGCCCTTCTCCTGCCCTATGCGAACCTATTCTGGACGGCGACGCTGGTCGTGATCATCGGCTTTATCTTTTCCTCCGCCTTTTCGGCGATCGTGGTCTTCGCGCAGGAACTGGTTCCCGGGCGGGTCGGCCTCATAGCCGGCATGTTCTTCGGTTTTGCCTTCGGATTCGGCGGCATTGGGGCCGCGGTTCTCGGGGTCGTCGCGGATCATCGGGGAATAGCCTTCGTCTACACGATCTGCTCCTATATGCCGCTGCTCGGCCTGCTTACAGTTTTCCTGCCGCGGCTTCCGAGCCACAGGGAATAA
- a CDS encoding AraC family transcriptional regulator, with amino-acid sequence MRVIDLTQRDSQQNDQHFESLSWIETAEEPVLALGGLYPAGFRGHLHSHSKTQLWCARSGVVLVSTAGGRWMIPPGHGLLIPAGLEHYSEMISEVRMHSIYVDPLIIGSHAPRVLEVTTLAASLIEELVQSDEDLPAPRRKRLIMDLLLDEIERLPERPLGLPFPGEARLARLCRHFLKSPDANAGIDDWARALGMSRRSFTRLFRQETGVSFVTWRQQACIFASLPRLAAGELVTNVALDAGYENIPAFTTMFRRMLGSTPSTYLKTRTV; translated from the coding sequence ATGCGAGTAATTGACCTCACACAGAGGGACAGCCAGCAGAACGACCAGCATTTTGAAAGTCTTTCCTGGATTGAAACTGCGGAAGAACCGGTCCTGGCGCTCGGCGGCCTCTATCCGGCCGGTTTTCGCGGTCATCTCCACAGTCACAGCAAGACCCAACTCTGGTGTGCCCGCAGCGGCGTTGTGCTGGTCAGCACTGCAGGCGGGCGCTGGATGATTCCGCCCGGACACGGACTGCTCATTCCCGCGGGTCTCGAACATTACAGCGAGATGATCAGTGAGGTGCGTATGCACTCCATCTATGTCGATCCGTTGATCATCGGGTCGCATGCGCCGCGCGTGCTCGAGGTCACCACGCTCGCCGCCAGCCTGATCGAGGAACTGGTGCAGTCGGACGAAGACCTGCCGGCCCCGCGGCGCAAACGGTTGATCATGGACCTGCTGCTCGACGAAATCGAGCGGCTGCCGGAACGGCCGCTCGGCCTGCCGTTTCCGGGCGAGGCGCGGCTTGCGCGCCTCTGCCGCCATTTCCTGAAATCGCCCGACGCCAATGCCGGGATCGACGATTGGGCGCGCGCGCTCGGCATGAGCCGCCGCTCCTTCACCCGGCTGTTTCGCCAGGAAACCGGCGTCAGCTTCGTTACCTGGCGCCAGCAGGCCTGTATTTTCGCATCCCTGCCGCGGCTTGCCGCCGGCGAACTTGTCACGAATGTCGCGCTCGATGCCGGTTATGAAAACATTCCGGCCTTCACGACCATGTTCCGCCGCATGCTCGGCAGCACCCCCAGCACCTACCTGAAAACCCGCACCGTCTGA